The following proteins are encoded in a genomic region of Grus americana isolate bGruAme1 chromosome 35, bGruAme1.mat, whole genome shotgun sequence:
- the LOC129198737 gene encoding transcriptional-regulating factor 1-like isoform X2 gives MEPQLGPYPALYPPAGPFPAVGQPHWEPRPPEAPPGPWAPPRGDDPPSHLDPFSQAFASRLPGKAWGAGTPVAGGVTPPPGYLPYSGAPPEEPPPACLYQDLQPPPCAPPAPFQGPALQGLGGPEGFTGLLGAPDWVPDGARCYQDPNRYFRGAELPFPGVPPWPEGSLGEVGGGCELSPPWAAGTAPPEAPRDPPGRGRASPYRSRLGLGGGPPRYRPPPMLDPGRGGPGLFGGLLAGVSPPGAADPLRLSSPQINVGPSFQAAVPPATGGGCEQDPPGGAALAWSPWPGLEGDPETQQQVETLLDLACSSALPGGGTNRELALHCLARAGGSLTGALELLLLGTPAWPWADPLAGYHYTGSDAWTPRERRLFAKALARHGKDFTRIQQAVPSKRMTQCVEFYYLYKSRLGQTQKQTPPEALGSRFPCKLCGKIFPKIKSRNAHMKIHRQQEGWGGPPLLPPPWPPGPPTIMGGIQQPLA, from the exons ATGGAGCCGCAGCTGGGCCCCTACCCCGCCCTGTACCCCCCCGCCGGCCCCTTCCCCGCTGTGGGGCAGCCCCATTGGGAGCCCCGGCCCCCCGAGGCCCCCCCAGGGCCCTGGGCCCCCCCGCGGGGCGATGACCCCCCCAGCCACCTGGACCCCTTCTCCCAAGCCTTTGCCAGCCGCCTGCCGGGCAAGGCCTGGGGGGCCGGGACCCCGGTGGCCGGGGGGGTCACCCCCCCGCCGGGCTACCTGCCCTACAGTGGGGCCCCCCCCGAggagcccccccccgcctgcctCTACCAGgacctgcagccccctccctgtgccccccctgCACCCTTCCAGGGCCCAG ccctgcagggactgggggggccCGAGGGCTTCACCGGACTCCTGGGTGCCCCGGACTGGGTGCCCGATGGGGCGCGATGCTACCAG GACCCCAACCGCTATTTCAGGGGTGCCGAGTTGCCTTTCCCAGGGGTCCCCCCATGGCCGGAGGGGTccctgggggaggtgggggggggttgtgAGCTCAGCCCCCCCTGGGCAGCGGGCACGGCCCCCCCCGAG GCCCCACGGGACCCCCCCGGCAGGGGACGGGCTTCCCCCTACCGAAGCCGCctgggcctggggggggggcccccccggTACCGACCGCCCCCCATGTTGGACCCAGGGCgtggggggccggggctgtTTGGGGGGCTGCTGGCGGGCGTCAGCCCCCCCGGGGCCGCAGACCCCTTGCGCCTCTCGTCTCC gcagaTCAATGTAGGCCCCAGCTTCCAGGCAGCCGTGCCGCCGGCGACGGGGGGGGGCTGCGAGCAGGaccccccggggggggctgcgctggcTTGGAGTCCCTGGCCCGGGCTGGAGGGGGACCCCGAGACCCAGCAGCAAG TGGAGACCTTGCTGGACCTGGCCTGCTCCAGCGCCCTGCCCGGGGGGGGCACCAACCGGGAGCTGGCCCTGCACTGCTTGGCCCGTGCCGGCGGCAGCCTGACG GGcgccctggagctgctgctgctggggacgcCCGCCTGGCCGTGGGCAGACCCCTTGGCCGGGTACCACTACACCG GCAGCGACGCCTGGACTCCCCGGGAGCGGCGGCTCTTCGCCAAGGCCCTGGCACGGCACGGGAAGGACTTTACGCGGATCCAACAGGCG gTGCCTTCCAAGCGGATGACGCAGTGTGTGGAGTTTTACTACCTGTACAAGTCGCGGCTGGGACAGACACAGAAGCAG ACACCACCCGAAGCCCTCGGCTCTCGCTTCCCCTGCAAGCTCTGCGGCAA GATCTTCCCCAAGATCAAGAGCCGCAACGCCCACATGAAGATCCACCGGCAGCAGgaaggctggggggggcccccgctcctgccccccccgtggccccccggcccccctaCCATTATGGGGGGCATACAGCAGCCCCTGGCGTGA
- the LOC129198737 gene encoding transcriptional-regulating factor 1-like isoform X1 produces MAASLWGGQGGLWGGTGTAASLWGGTRGSTGTAGMLGSPWGDNGVYGDAWVLTCGWGSPTCTPHSGALPPLPARGGSLSQENEGGGSQKGVPTLAPHTWGSLSPPPLACLPSRSTMEPQLGPYPALYPPAGPFPAVGQPHWEPRPPEAPPGPWAPPRGDDPPSHLDPFSQAFASRLPGKAWGAGTPVAGGVTPPPGYLPYSGAPPEEPPPACLYQDLQPPPCAPPAPFQGPALQGLGGPEGFTGLLGAPDWVPDGARCYQDPNRYFRGAELPFPGVPPWPEGSLGEVGGGCELSPPWAAGTAPPEAPRDPPGRGRASPYRSRLGLGGGPPRYRPPPMLDPGRGGPGLFGGLLAGVSPPGAADPLRLSSPQINVGPSFQAAVPPATGGGCEQDPPGGAALAWSPWPGLEGDPETQQQVETLLDLACSSALPGGGTNRELALHCLARAGGSLTGALELLLLGTPAWPWADPLAGYHYTGSDAWTPRERRLFAKALARHGKDFTRIQQAVPSKRMTQCVEFYYLYKSRLGQTQKQTPPEALGSRFPCKLCGKIFPKIKSRNAHMKIHRQQEGWGGPPLLPPPWPPGPPTIMGGIQQPLA; encoded by the exons ATGGCTGCGTCCCTTTGGGGGGGACAAGGGGGTCTGTGGGGTGGCACGGGGACCGCTGCGTCCCTTTGGGGGGGGACAAGGGGGTCCACAGGGACAGCCGGGATGCTGGGGTCCCCTTGGGGGGACAACGGGGTCTACGGGGACGCCTGGGTCCTCACCTGTGGGTGGGGGTCACCCACCTGCACCCCACATTCCGGGGCTCTCCCCCCACTTCCTGCCCGTGGTGGGTCCCTGAGCCAGGAAAATGAGGGAGGGGGGAGCCAGAAGGGGGTCCCCACGCTGGCACCCCAcacctgggggtccctcagcccCCCTCCTCTCGCCTGTCTCCCCTCCCGCAGCACCATGGAGCCGCAGCTGGGCCCCTACCCCGCCCTGTACCCCCCCGCCGGCCCCTTCCCCGCTGTGGGGCAGCCCCATTGGGAGCCCCGGCCCCCCGAGGCCCCCCCAGGGCCCTGGGCCCCCCCGCGGGGCGATGACCCCCCCAGCCACCTGGACCCCTTCTCCCAAGCCTTTGCCAGCCGCCTGCCGGGCAAGGCCTGGGGGGCCGGGACCCCGGTGGCCGGGGGGGTCACCCCCCCGCCGGGCTACCTGCCCTACAGTGGGGCCCCCCCCGAggagcccccccccgcctgcctCTACCAGgacctgcagccccctccctgtgccccccctgCACCCTTCCAGGGCCCAG ccctgcagggactgggggggccCGAGGGCTTCACCGGACTCCTGGGTGCCCCGGACTGGGTGCCCGATGGGGCGCGATGCTACCAG GACCCCAACCGCTATTTCAGGGGTGCCGAGTTGCCTTTCCCAGGGGTCCCCCCATGGCCGGAGGGGTccctgggggaggtgggggggggttgtgAGCTCAGCCCCCCCTGGGCAGCGGGCACGGCCCCCCCCGAG GCCCCACGGGACCCCCCCGGCAGGGGACGGGCTTCCCCCTACCGAAGCCGCctgggcctggggggggggcccccccggTACCGACCGCCCCCCATGTTGGACCCAGGGCgtggggggccggggctgtTTGGGGGGCTGCTGGCGGGCGTCAGCCCCCCCGGGGCCGCAGACCCCTTGCGCCTCTCGTCTCC gcagaTCAATGTAGGCCCCAGCTTCCAGGCAGCCGTGCCGCCGGCGACGGGGGGGGGCTGCGAGCAGGaccccccggggggggctgcgctggcTTGGAGTCCCTGGCCCGGGCTGGAGGGGGACCCCGAGACCCAGCAGCAAG TGGAGACCTTGCTGGACCTGGCCTGCTCCAGCGCCCTGCCCGGGGGGGGCACCAACCGGGAGCTGGCCCTGCACTGCTTGGCCCGTGCCGGCGGCAGCCTGACG GGcgccctggagctgctgctgctggggacgcCCGCCTGGCCGTGGGCAGACCCCTTGGCCGGGTACCACTACACCG GCAGCGACGCCTGGACTCCCCGGGAGCGGCGGCTCTTCGCCAAGGCCCTGGCACGGCACGGGAAGGACTTTACGCGGATCCAACAGGCG gTGCCTTCCAAGCGGATGACGCAGTGTGTGGAGTTTTACTACCTGTACAAGTCGCGGCTGGGACAGACACAGAAGCAG ACACCACCCGAAGCCCTCGGCTCTCGCTTCCCCTGCAAGCTCTGCGGCAA GATCTTCCCCAAGATCAAGAGCCGCAACGCCCACATGAAGATCCACCGGCAGCAGgaaggctggggggggcccccgctcctgccccccccgtggccccccggcccccctaCCATTATGGGGGGCATACAGCAGCCCCTGGCGTGA
- the B3GAT3 gene encoding LOW QUALITY PROTEIN: galactosylgalactosylxylosylprotein 3-beta-glucuronosyltransferase 3 (The sequence of the model RefSeq protein was modified relative to this genomic sequence to represent the inferred CDS: deleted 1 base in 1 codon) — translation MRVKLKNVFIVYFVVSLVGLLCALLQLGQPCDCSQQLRAERRRGRDRDRLLAELRSGGARGEPRAQGGGRTLPTIYVVTPTYARPVQKAELVRLSQTLLHVRALHWVVVEDAAAPTALVGGLLAGSGVPFTHLNVETPPERRRRPGDPPWLRPRGVEQRNRALQWLRETRAPGESGVVYFADDDNTYSLRLFEEMRSTRGVAVWPVGLVGGLRFERPLVAGGRVVGFHTAWKPERPFPLDMAGFAVGLPLLLARPAARFDPQAERGYLESSLLGGLVSPAELEPKADNCTQVLVWHTRTEKPKLRQEEQLQREGRGSDPHIEV, via the exons ATGAGGGTGAAGCTGAAGAACGTTTTCATCGTCTACTTCGTGGTGTCGCTGGTGGGTCTGCTCTGCGCCCTGCTGCAGCTcg ggcAGCCCTGCgactgctcccagcagctgcgGGCAGAGCGGCGACGGGGCCGGGACAGGGACCGGCTGCTGGCGGAGCTGCGGAgtgggggggcccggggggagCCCCGGGCACAG GGGGGGGGCCGCACCCTGCCCACCATCTACGTGGTGACCCCCACCTATGCCAG GCCGGTACAGAAGGCGGAGCTGGTGCGGCTGTCGCAGACGCTGCTTCACGTGCGGGCGCTGCActgggtggtggtggaggaCGCGGCGGCCCCCACGGCGCTGGTGGGGGGGCTGCTAGCCGGTAGCGGGGTGCCCTTCACCCACCTGAACGTCGAGACCCCCCCCGAACGTCGCCGACGTCCCGGGGACCCCCCCTGGCTACGTCCTCGCGGCGTCGAACAGCGCAACCGGGCGCTGCAGTGGTTGCGGGAGACGCGGGCGCCCGGCGAGAGCGGCGTGGTCTACTTCGCCGACGACGACAACACCTACAGCCTGCGCCTCTTCGAGGAG ATGCGCAGCACCCGCGGGGTGGCCGTCTGGCcggtggggctggtggggggccTGCGTTTCGAACGGCCGCTGGTTGCggggggccgcgtggtgggcTTCCATACCGCCTGGAAACCGGAGCGCCCCTTCCCGCTGGATATGGCCGGATTCgccgtggggctgcccctgcTGTTGGCGCGACCCGCCGCTCGCTTCGACCCCCAAGCCGAGAGGGGTTACCTGGAGAGCAGTCTGCTGGGGGGGCTCGTGTCCCCCGCCGAGCTGGAGCCCAAGGCGGACAACTGTACGCAG gtgctgGTGTGGCACACACGGACGGAGAAGCCGAAGCTGcggcaggaggagcagctgcagcgCGAGGGACGGGGCTCCGACCCCCACATCGAGGTGTGA